From a single Staphylococcus epidermidis genomic region:
- a CDS encoding peptidase U32 family protein: protein MKTLEEVKSKTQKIMKKPELLAPAGNLEKLKIAVHYGADAVFLGGQEYGLRSNADNFTMEEIAEGVDFANRYGAKIYVTTNIIAHDENMEGLEEYLQNLESTGATGIIVADPLIIETCKKVAPRLEIHLSTQQSLSNYKAVEFWKQEGLDRVVLARETGAMEMSEMKEKVDIEIEAFIHGAMCIAYSGRCTLSNHMTARDSNRGGCCQSCRWDYDLLEVDSDGELDLYYDNSDVTPFAMSPKDLKLIESIPQMMELGIDSLKIEGRMKSIHYIATVVSVYRKVIDAYAEDPENFKIKTEWLMELNKCANRDTAPAFFQGTPGYEEQMFGEEQSKKSSYDFCGLVLDYDHETQLATIQQRNHFKPGQEIEFFGPEIDSFKQVVEAIYDEEGNSLDAARHPLQIVQIKVDKPIYSNNMMRKEIG, encoded by the coding sequence ATGAAAACTTTAGAAGAAGTTAAATCCAAAACCCAAAAGATAATGAAAAAGCCTGAACTACTTGCACCAGCTGGTAACTTAGAGAAACTTAAGATTGCTGTTCATTATGGTGCAGATGCAGTGTTTTTAGGTGGCCAAGAATATGGATTACGTTCTAATGCTGATAATTTTACTATGGAAGAAATTGCTGAAGGTGTAGACTTTGCTAATCGTTATGGCGCTAAAATTTATGTTACAACGAATATTATTGCACATGATGAAAATATGGAGGGACTAGAAGAGTACTTACAAAACCTTGAATCTACAGGTGCTACTGGTATCATAGTAGCGGATCCTCTTATCATAGAAACTTGTAAAAAAGTTGCGCCCAGATTAGAAATTCATTTATCAACACAACAATCACTTTCAAATTATAAAGCTGTTGAATTTTGGAAACAAGAAGGATTAGACCGTGTTGTACTTGCACGTGAAACTGGTGCAATGGAAATGAGTGAAATGAAAGAAAAAGTTGATATTGAAATAGAAGCGTTTATACATGGCGCAATGTGTATCGCATATTCTGGTCGTTGTACTTTAAGTAATCATATGACAGCTCGAGATTCTAATCGAGGTGGTTGTTGTCAGAGTTGTCGTTGGGACTATGATTTACTTGAAGTTGATAGTGATGGAGAATTAGATTTATATTACGACAATAGTGATGTTACTCCTTTTGCAATGAGTCCTAAAGATTTAAAATTAATAGAATCTATACCTCAAATGATGGAATTAGGCATCGATTCGTTAAAAATTGAGGGACGAATGAAATCTATACATTATATTGCCACAGTTGTTTCTGTATATCGTAAAGTCATTGATGCATATGCCGAGGACCCCGAAAACTTTAAAATAAAAACGGAATGGTTAATGGAATTAAATAAATGTGCCAATCGTGACACAGCACCAGCTTTCTTTCAAGGTACACCTGGTTATGAAGAGCAAATGTTTGGTGAAGAACAGTCTAAAAAATCATCTTATGATTTTTGTGGCCTCGTGCTAGATTATGACCATGAAACACAATTAGCAACAATACAGCAGAGAAATCATTTTAAACCAGGACAAGAAATTGAGTTCTTTGGTCCAGAAATTGATAGTTTTAAACAAGTTGTTGAAGCGATTTACGACGAAGAAGGTAATTCTTTAGATGCAGCACGTCATCCATTACAAATTGTACAAATTAAAGTAGATAAGCCTATTTATTCTAACAACATGATGAGAAAGGAAATTGGCTAA
- the udk gene encoding uridine kinase translates to MNQTTIIGIAGGSGSGKTTVTNAIMKNLEGHSVALLAQDYYYKDQSHLTFEERLETNYDHPFAFDNDLLIHNLKDLRNGKPVEVPTYDYSQHTRSKETIAFDPKDVIIVEGIFALENNTLRDMMDVKIYVDTDADLRILRRLTRDTKERGRTMESVINQYLNVVRPMHEQFIEPTKKHADIIIPEGGSNKVAIDIMTTKIQSLVSKK, encoded by the coding sequence ATGAATCAGACAACGATTATTGGCATTGCAGGGGGTTCAGGCTCTGGGAAAACCACAGTTACTAATGCAATCATGAAGAATTTAGAAGGTCATAGTGTCGCACTCTTAGCACAAGATTATTACTATAAAGATCAATCACATTTAACTTTTGAAGAACGGCTTGAAACAAATTATGACCACCCATTTGCATTTGATAATGATTTACTTATTCATAATTTAAAAGATTTAAGAAATGGAAAACCAGTAGAGGTACCTACGTACGATTATTCTCAACATACACGTAGTAAAGAAACAATTGCATTTGATCCAAAAGATGTTATTATCGTAGAAGGTATCTTTGCTTTAGAAAACAACACATTACGAGACATGATGGATGTGAAAATTTATGTCGATACTGATGCTGATTTACGAATTTTACGTAGGCTTACAAGAGATACTAAAGAGCGTGGTCGTACAATGGAATCAGTAATTAATCAATATCTTAATGTAGTAAGACCTATGCATGAGCAATTTATTGAACCTACAAAAAAGCATGCTGACATCATAATTCCTGAAGGAGGCAGCAATAAAGTTGCCATAGATATTATGACTACTAAAATCCAGTCACTCGTAAGCAAAAAATAG
- the greA gene encoding transcription elongation factor GreA, which yields MENQKQYPMTQEGYEKLEQELEELKTVKRPEVVEKIKVARSFGDLSENSEYDAAKDEQGFIEQDIQRIEHMIRNALIIEDNGDNNVVQIGKTVTFIELPGDEEESYQIVGSAEADAFKGKISNESPMAKALIGKGLNDQVRVPLPNGGEMNVKIVEIK from the coding sequence ATGGAAAACCAAAAACAATATCCTATGACTCAAGAAGGTTATGAGAAACTTGAACAAGAATTAGAAGAATTAAAAACGGTTAAAAGACCTGAGGTAGTTGAAAAAATAAAAGTAGCTCGTTCATTTGGAGACCTATCTGAGAACTCTGAATATGATGCTGCTAAAGATGAACAAGGCTTTATTGAACAAGATATACAACGTATTGAACATATGATTAGAAATGCGTTAATCATTGAAGATAACGGTGATAACAATGTAGTTCAAATTGGTAAAACAGTTACTTTTATTGAATTACCTGGAGATGAAGAAGAAAGTTATCAAATCGTTGGTTCTGCTGAAGCTGACGCATTTAAAGGAAAAATTTCTAACGAATCTCCAATGGCAAAAGCACTAATCGGTAAAGGATTAAATGATCAAGTACGTGTTCCACTTCCTAACGGTGGCGAAATGAATGTTAAAATCGTTGAAATTAAATAA
- the tnpA gene encoding IS200/IS605-like element ISSep3 family transposase produces the protein MSSDTNSLAHTKWNCKYHIVFVPKYRRQVIYGKIKRDIGVILRQLCERKGVEIIEAEASKDHIHMLVSIPPKLGVSSFVGYLKGKSSLMIFDRHANLKYRYGNRKFWCKGFYVDTVGRNKKVIENYIRNQLQEDIVADQISMEEYLDPFTGEEIKKRRKK, from the coding sequence ATGTCATCTGACACAAACAGTTTAGCACATACAAAATGGAATTGTAAGTATCACATAGTCTTTGTACCAAAATATAGAAGACAAGTGATATACGGAAAAATCAAAAGAGATATTGGAGTTATTTTACGTCAACTATGTGAAAGAAAAGGCGTAGAAATAATAGAAGCAGAAGCATCTAAAGATCATATTCATATGTTAGTTAGTATTCCACCTAAATTAGGAGTATCCTCATTTGTTGGATATTTAAAAGGTAAAAGCAGTTTAATGATTTTTGATAGACATGCTAATTTAAAATATAGATATGGAAATAGAAAGTTTTGGTGTAAAGGATTTTATGTAGATACAGTAGGTAGAAATAAAAAGGTAATTGAAAATTACATTCGTAATCAATTACAAGAAGATATCGTTGCAGATCAAATTTCAATGGAAGAATACCTAGATCCCTTTACAGGAGAAGAAATTAAAAAAAGACGAAAAAAATAG
- the pxpB gene encoding 5-oxoprolinase subunit PxpB, protein MRTQFINEQTMMIYFENEISESTFKKVQQTIQYIKSKNLSEITNMIPSYRAILIYFDNSGINGTELLENLELDENSNSRKQSHFKQRIIHIPVLYGGDFGPDLSEVANVNKLSQEEVIQIHTQQPYLIYMLGFMPGFPYLGGLDAKLHTPRRSEPRIKINAGSVGIANNQTGLYPMDSPGGWQIIGRTPIKVFDLNRTPMTLYEAGDYIQFYSINYQEFEKISNDINKGKFDIDKWVTYQDEY, encoded by the coding sequence TTGAGGACACAATTTATTAATGAACAAACAATGATGATTTACTTTGAAAATGAAATTAGTGAATCAACTTTCAAAAAGGTACAACAAACAATTCAATATATAAAATCGAAAAATTTATCTGAAATAACAAACATGATACCTTCATATCGTGCTATTCTAATTTACTTTGATAATTCGGGGATAAACGGAACTGAATTATTAGAAAATTTAGAACTCGATGAAAATTCGAACAGTAGAAAACAATCACATTTTAAACAGCGTATCATTCATATACCTGTATTATATGGTGGAGATTTTGGTCCAGATTTATCAGAAGTAGCTAACGTTAATAAATTAAGTCAGGAAGAAGTTATTCAAATACATACACAACAACCTTATCTAATCTATATGCTTGGGTTTATGCCGGGTTTCCCATACTTAGGTGGATTGGATGCTAAGTTGCACACACCTAGACGGTCTGAACCTAGAATCAAAATTAACGCTGGTTCTGTTGGAATAGCAAATAATCAAACAGGTTTATATCCTATGGACTCACCTGGTGGTTGGCAGATAATTGGTCGCACACCAATAAAAGTCTTTGATTTAAATAGGACACCAATGACGTTATATGAAGCTGGTGATTACATACAATTTTATAGTATAAATTATCAAGAGTTTGAAAAAATATCAAACGATATTAATAAAGGAAAATTTGATATAGATAAGTGGGTGACATATCAAGATGAGTATTAA
- a CDS encoding biotin-dependent carboxyltransferase family protein has product MSIKILKPGLFSTIQDIGRLGYQDLGFSEAGALDYYSLSIAQKLIGNHGPAIEYTLVGPNIEFLTDNTFAIVGGDSEPKLNGNKIDLLTVYHVRNGDQLDIGQITEGARGYIVFGHPLKINKVAQSYSTHVRSGMGGFKGRALKKYDVIATQVNHNYKTNLGKTIDFSSIPDNNYIHVIEGPQINEFDEETIAKFVNSDFKISDQSDRMGYRLKGNTVAPKNSADIISEPVALGSIQVPNDGNPIILLNDKQTIGGYTKIATVTQLDLRKLAQMKPGDIIQFKWITVEEASKKLKEFNTKFEQLLKRFDEQPLFNLNQLRHTSNKIAEIIKEDR; this is encoded by the coding sequence ATGAGTATTAAAATTTTAAAGCCTGGCCTGTTTTCAACAATTCAAGATATAGGTAGATTAGGGTATCAGGATTTAGGATTTTCTGAAGCAGGTGCATTAGATTACTATAGTTTATCTATTGCCCAAAAACTTATCGGAAATCATGGACCAGCAATTGAATATACTTTAGTAGGTCCTAATATAGAATTTTTAACAGACAATACTTTTGCCATTGTCGGTGGTGATTCAGAACCGAAACTTAATGGTAACAAAATTGACTTATTAACTGTTTATCATGTAAGAAATGGAGACCAATTAGACATTGGTCAAATCACTGAAGGAGCAAGAGGATATATTGTTTTTGGACACCCACTTAAAATTAATAAAGTGGCTCAAAGCTATTCTACACATGTTAGAAGTGGAATGGGCGGATTTAAAGGTCGTGCATTAAAGAAATACGATGTTATTGCAACTCAAGTAAATCATAACTATAAAACTAATTTAGGAAAAACAATTGATTTCTCATCTATACCTGATAATAATTACATACACGTCATTGAAGGACCTCAGATCAATGAATTTGATGAAGAAACGATAGCTAAATTCGTAAATAGCGATTTCAAAATTTCTGATCAATCAGATCGAATGGGATACAGATTAAAAGGTAATACAGTAGCACCTAAAAATAGTGCTGATATCATTTCTGAACCTGTCGCTTTGGGAAGTATTCAAGTACCTAACGATGGTAATCCCATTATTCTTTTAAATGATAAGCAAACAATTGGTGGTTATACAAAAATTGCAACGGTAACACAATTAGATTTAAGAAAATTAGCACAGATGAAGCCTGGAGACATTATACAGTTTAAATGGATAACTGTTGAAGAAGCTTCAAAAAAGCTTAAAGAATTTAATACTAAATTTGAACAATTATTAAAGCGTTTTGATGAGCAACCATTGTTTAACCTAAATCAACTTAGACATACTTCTAATAAAATCGCAGAAATAATTAAGGAGGATAGATAA
- a CDS encoding acetyl-CoA carboxylase biotin carboxyl carrier protein produces MDIKKIEEVIKLVKANDVKKFKYKDSHNEIELDFTNGASQQHSQQSSQDIQQENIKSLDEKQESISNDQQEIKSPMVGTFFLQDSKELTEPKIKVGDTVTEGDIIGYIEAMKVMNEVTTDVTGEVTEILVEHGDNVEYDQLLVRVK; encoded by the coding sequence ATGGATATTAAAAAAATTGAGGAAGTCATTAAATTGGTAAAAGCTAATGATGTAAAAAAATTTAAGTATAAGGACTCTCATAATGAAATAGAACTTGATTTTACTAATGGAGCATCTCAACAACATTCGCAACAATCATCTCAAGATATTCAACAAGAGAATATTAAATCCTTAGATGAAAAGCAAGAGTCCATATCAAATGACCAGCAAGAGATTAAATCTCCTATGGTTGGAACATTTTTCTTACAAGATAGTAAAGAACTAACAGAACCTAAGATTAAAGTTGGCGATACTGTAACTGAAGGAGATATTATCGGTTACATTGAAGCTATGAAAGTTATGAATGAAGTAACTACGGATGTTACTGGTGAGGTCACTGAAATATTAGTAGAACATGGAGACAATGTTGAATATGATCAGCTACTAGTCAGAGTTAAATAG
- a CDS encoding acetyl/propionyl/methylcrotonyl-CoA carboxylase subunit alpha, with protein sequence MYRCLIANRGEIAVRIIRACRELNIETVAIYAKGDENSLHVSLADQAICIGEANPLDSYLNIDRIISAAKVTESNVIHPGYGFLSESTNFAKAVEDNHIHFIGPSKTTMEMMGDKITARQTVKQAGVPVIPGSNDAVQSVDEIKLLSKEIGFPVVLKAASGGGGKGIRIVKEASHLDQALKEAKSEGQKYFNDDRVYVEAFIPVAKHVEVQIIGDGKNNYVHLGERDCSVQRKNQKLIEEAPCAALTEERRTRICGDAVKVAQASRYRSAGTIEFLVTEDAHYFIEMNARIQVEHTVTEMRADRDLLQAQLYLLTHGELPFTQKDILFNGHVIEARINAENPEKNFLPTPGKVNKLHLPQGFNIRVDSLLYTGYQVSPYYDSLVAKVIVKDSNRQTAINKLKVALDEMVIEGFTTTADFLYAVLNYPIYAKGDASKVDIKFLEKHQIIKEVK encoded by the coding sequence ATGTATCGATGTTTGATTGCAAATAGAGGCGAAATAGCAGTAAGAATTATAAGAGCTTGTAGAGAGCTTAACATAGAGACAGTTGCCATTTATGCAAAAGGTGATGAAAATAGCTTACATGTAAGTTTAGCCGATCAAGCAATATGCATAGGTGAAGCAAATCCATTAGACAGTTATTTAAATATTGATCGTATTATATCTGCTGCAAAAGTTACAGAATCAAACGTAATTCACCCTGGCTATGGTTTCTTATCGGAATCTACGAATTTTGCGAAAGCCGTTGAAGACAATCATATACATTTTATTGGACCTAGTAAGACAACTATGGAAATGATGGGGGATAAAATTACTGCCAGACAAACTGTTAAACAAGCAGGAGTACCTGTTATACCAGGTTCTAATGATGCTGTTCAAAGTGTAGATGAAATTAAATTATTATCCAAAGAAATAGGATTTCCAGTTGTACTAAAAGCAGCTAGTGGTGGTGGTGGGAAAGGCATCAGAATTGTTAAAGAAGCATCTCATTTGGATCAGGCTTTGAAAGAAGCTAAAAGTGAAGGACAAAAATATTTTAATGATGATCGAGTGTATGTAGAGGCGTTCATACCAGTAGCAAAACATGTAGAAGTGCAGATTATCGGAGACGGTAAAAATAACTATGTTCACTTAGGTGAACGCGATTGTTCTGTTCAACGAAAGAATCAAAAATTAATAGAAGAAGCGCCTTGTGCTGCATTAACTGAAGAAAGAAGAACAAGAATATGTGGCGACGCAGTTAAAGTAGCTCAAGCTTCAAGATATCGTAGTGCTGGAACAATAGAATTTTTAGTTACAGAAGATGCACATTATTTTATTGAAATGAATGCTCGTATTCAAGTTGAACATACAGTTACAGAAATGCGTGCTGATAGAGACCTATTACAAGCTCAGTTATATTTATTAACACACGGTGAATTACCATTCACTCAGAAAGATATTTTATTTAATGGTCATGTAATTGAGGCGCGTATAAATGCTGAAAATCCTGAAAAAAACTTTTTACCCACTCCAGGAAAAGTTAATAAATTACACTTACCACAAGGATTTAATATACGTGTAGATTCTTTACTTTACACAGGTTATCAGGTTTCTCCTTATTATGATTCACTTGTAGCTAAAGTGATTGTAAAGGATTCTAATAGACAAACTGCTATTAATAAATTAAAAGTTGCGTTAGATGAAATGGTCATCGAAGGTTTTACTACTACAGCTGACTTTTTATATGCGGTTTTAAATTATCCAATATATGCAAAAGGCGATGCCAGTAAAGTAGATATAAAATTTCTTGAAAAACATCAAATCATTAAAGAGGTGAAATGA
- the pxpA gene encoding 5-oxoprolinase subunit PxpA translates to MKIDLNCDLGEAFGNYTFGGDQHILPLITSANIACGYHAGDEDVMNETVQLAKKNNISIGAHPGLPDLKGFGRRKMDLTPNEIYNLVIYQLGALSGFCKINHVKMMHVKPHGALYQMGARNKEIAHAIAQAVFDFDSNLIFVGLANTLLISEAELVGLKVASEVFADRRYEDDGQLVSRKKTDATITNTDEAIQQALKMVLENKVVSKNGKIIDLKADTICVHGDGKHALEFVTQIRNELMKEGIDIQSL, encoded by the coding sequence TTGAAAATTGATTTAAATTGTGATTTAGGAGAAGCTTTTGGTAACTATACATTCGGTGGAGATCAGCACATTTTACCATTAATAACTTCTGCTAATATTGCTTGTGGTTATCATGCAGGTGATGAAGATGTTATGAATGAAACTGTTCAATTAGCGAAAAAAAATAATATAAGTATTGGAGCACATCCGGGTCTTCCTGATTTGAAAGGCTTTGGTCGTCGTAAAATGGATCTTACTCCAAATGAAATTTATAACTTAGTTATATATCAATTAGGTGCGTTAAGTGGCTTTTGTAAAATCAATCATGTAAAAATGATGCATGTTAAACCTCATGGTGCCCTTTATCAAATGGGGGCTAGAAATAAAGAAATTGCACATGCAATTGCTCAAGCAGTTTTTGATTTCGACTCAAATCTAATTTTCGTCGGCTTAGCGAATACATTACTTATTTCGGAAGCTGAATTAGTGGGGCTTAAGGTAGCTTCGGAAGTATTTGCTGACCGTCGTTATGAAGATGACGGACAATTGGTAAGTAGAAAAAAAACCGATGCCACTATCACTAATACTGACGAAGCAATCCAACAAGCATTAAAAATGGTTTTGGAAAATAAAGTTGTAAGTAAAAATGGAAAAATCATCGATTTGAAAGCTGATACAATTTGTGTTCACGGAGATGGAAAACACGCATTAGAATTTGTTACGCAAATTAGAAATGAATTAATGAAAGAAGGCATTGATATTCAATCCTTATAG
- a CDS encoding NRAMP family divalent metal transporter: MGENTKQDFNQKGQNFKFTKKHRRLLYGSVFLMATSAIGPAFLTQTAVFTAQFYASFAFAILISIIIDIGAQINIWRILVVTGLRGQEISNKVLPGLGTIISILIAFGGLAFNIGNIAGAGLGLNAMFGLDVKWGAAITAIFAILIFVSRSGQKIMDVISMILGIVMILVVAYVMVVSNPPYGDALVHTFAPEHPFKLILPIITLVGGTVGGYITFAGAHRILDSGIKGKSYLPFVNRSAVAGILTTGVMRTLLFLAVLGVVVTGVTLSSENPPASVFQHALGPIGKNIFGVVIFAAAMSSVIGSAYTSATFLKTLHKSLLNKNNLIVITFIVISTFVFLFIGKPVSLLIIAGAINGWILPITLGAILIASRKKSIVGNYQHPTWMLVFGIIAVIVTIMTGIFSLQDLASLWKG; this comes from the coding sequence ATGGGGGAAAATACAAAACAAGATTTCAATCAAAAAGGACAAAATTTTAAATTCACAAAAAAACATAGACGATTATTATATGGTTCAGTTTTTTTAATGGCTACATCAGCTATTGGTCCAGCATTTCTGACTCAAACTGCAGTGTTTACTGCACAATTTTATGCTAGTTTTGCATTTGCAATATTAATTTCTATTATTATAGATATAGGCGCTCAAATAAATATTTGGAGAATATTAGTGGTAACTGGATTACGTGGACAAGAAATATCTAATAAAGTATTACCTGGACTTGGTACTATTATCTCCATACTAATTGCATTTGGTGGTCTCGCATTTAACATAGGTAATATTGCTGGTGCAGGTTTAGGTTTAAATGCAATGTTTGGTCTTGATGTAAAATGGGGTGCTGCAATAACAGCTATTTTTGCGATACTTATCTTTGTTAGTAGAAGTGGTCAGAAAATAATGGATGTTATTAGTATGATTCTAGGTATCGTAATGATTTTAGTAGTCGCTTATGTCATGGTTGTTTCAAATCCCCCTTATGGAGATGCATTAGTACATACATTTGCACCTGAACATCCTTTCAAACTTATATTACCTATAATTACATTAGTTGGTGGTACAGTAGGGGGTTATATTACTTTTGCAGGTGCACATAGAATTCTAGATTCTGGTATAAAAGGTAAGTCATACCTTCCTTTCGTAAATCGATCTGCTGTAGCAGGTATTTTAACAACTGGTGTCATGCGCACCTTATTGTTTTTAGCTGTACTAGGTGTTGTTGTAACTGGCGTTACGCTTAGTTCAGAAAATCCACCAGCATCAGTTTTCCAACATGCATTAGGTCCTATAGGTAAAAATATTTTTGGCGTAGTAATATTTGCAGCAGCAATGTCCTCAGTAATTGGTTCTGCATATACAAGCGCAACATTTTTAAAAACACTACACAAATCGTTACTCAATAAAAATAATCTTATCGTTATTACATTTATTGTAATTTCAACTTTTGTTTTCTTATTTATTGGTAAACCGGTGAGTTTACTTATAATAGCTGGTGCGATTAATGGTTGGATTCTACCAATCACATTAGGTGCAATTCTCATTGCAAGTAGGAAAAAATCTATCGTTGGTAATTACCAACACCCAACATGGATGCTTGTTTTTGGTATTATAGCCGTAATTGTCACAATAATGACTGGTATCTTTTCATTACAAGATTTAGCAAGTCTTTGGAAAGGTTAA
- a CDS encoding 5'-methylthioadenosine/adenosylhomocysteine nucleosidase has product MIGIIGAMEEEVTILKRKLNDMNEINIAHVKFYVGKLNHKEVVLTQSGIGKVNASISTTLLIEKFNPEVVINTGSAGALDQTLSIGDILVSNHVLYHDANATAFGYEYGQIPQMPKTYTTDPTLLKKTMHVLEQQQLNGKVGMIVSGDSFIGSSEQRQKIKQQFPEAMAVEMEATAIAQTCYQFKVPFIVTRAVSDLANGKADISFEEFLDKAALSSSETVSLLVESL; this is encoded by the coding sequence ATGATAGGAATTATTGGAGCAATGGAAGAAGAAGTGACGATTTTAAAGCGTAAATTGAATGATATGAATGAAATAAATATTGCGCATGTTAAATTTTATGTTGGCAAGCTAAACCACAAAGAGGTGGTTTTAACACAAAGTGGTATAGGTAAAGTTAATGCTTCTATCTCAACGACTTTGTTAATAGAAAAATTTAATCCAGAAGTCGTCATTAATACTGGATCAGCAGGTGCACTAGATCAAACACTATCTATTGGAGATATATTAGTGAGTAATCATGTATTATATCATGATGCTAATGCTACAGCGTTTGGTTATGAATATGGACAAATACCTCAAATGCCTAAAACTTATACTACTGATCCTACTTTGTTGAAAAAAACAATGCATGTATTAGAACAACAACAACTGAATGGTAAAGTAGGTATGATTGTTAGTGGTGATAGTTTTATAGGTAGCTCAGAACAGCGACAAAAAATTAAGCAACAATTTCCAGAAGCTATGGCTGTCGAAATGGAGGCAACTGCAATTGCGCAAACATGTTATCAATTTAAAGTACCATTTATCGTAACTAGAGCTGTTTCTGATTTAGCAAACGGTAAAGCCGATATTTCTTTTGAAGAATTTTTAGATAAAGCAGCTTTATCATC